A genome region from Gopherus flavomarginatus isolate rGopFla2 chromosome 9, rGopFla2.mat.asm, whole genome shotgun sequence includes the following:
- the CARHSP1 gene encoding calcium-regulated heat-stable protein 1, with the protein MSSEPTSSASEQSPTSPASPRSLHLPENRRTRDRSPSPMRGYLIPSPLPTRRTRTFSATVRASEGPVYKGVCKCFCRSKGHGFITPADGGPDIFVHISDIEGEYVLVAGDEVTYKMCSIPPKNEKLQAVDVVITHLAPGTKHETWSGHVISS; encoded by the exons ATGTCTTCTGAGCCCACATCTTCAGCTTCTGAGCAGTCCCCCACTTCTCCAGCGTCTCCACGTTCTCTCCACTTGCCCGAAAACCGCAGAACAAGAGATCGCTCTCCATCTCCCATGCGAGGTTACCTTATCCCCAGTCCCCTTCCAACTCGACGGACTAGGACATTTTCAGC GACCGTGCGGGCCTCTGAAGGCCCCGTCTATAAAGGAGTCTGTAAATGCTTCTGTCGCTCCAAAGGCCACGGCTTCATTACTCCTGCGGATGGAGGGCCAGACATCTTTGTACACATTTCTGA TATTGAAGGAGAATATGTTCTAGTGGCTGGCGATGAAGTCACCTACAAGATGTGCTCTATTCCACCTAAGAATGAGAAGCTGCAGGCTGTAGACGTGGTCATTACTCACCTAGCACCTGGAACAAAACATGAGACCTGGTCAGGACATGTTATTAGTTCCTAA